The Centroberyx gerrardi isolate f3 chromosome 24, fCenGer3.hap1.cur.20231027, whole genome shotgun sequence genome includes a region encoding these proteins:
- the kin gene encoding DNA/RNA-binding protein KIN17, whose product MGKADFLSPKAISNRIKSKGLQKLRWYCQMCQKQCRDENGFKCHCMSESHQRQLLLASEDPNQFMDYFSEEFKSDFLELIRRRFGTKRVHNNIVYNEYISDREHIHMNSTQWETLTDFTKWLGKEGLCKVDETPKGWYIQYIDRDPETIRRQEELEKKKKQDLDDEERSAKFIEEQVRRGRGGKEPDEAPVFTELKRESEEEKVAFNMGACSSVAGPSKPSTSLGPSALKAAAASSKRKDASAGSESSEKKKKSALDEIMEMEERKKKKQQQQQSARTEYWLQPNIVVKVVTKKLGERYHKKKAVIKEVRDKYTAMVRMINSGDKLKLDQSHVETVIPAPGKRVLVLNGPYRDTEALLDGIDEKNFCATLTLDSGRMKGKRVEGVAYEDFSKMA is encoded by the exons ATGGGGAAAGCCGATTTTCTGAGTCCCAAGGCAATAAGCAACAGGATAAAATCCAAAGGTCTTCAAAAGTTGAGATGGTATTGTCAGATGTGTCAAAAACAATGCCGAGATGAG AATGGATTCAAATGTCACTGCATGTCCGAGTCCCACCAGAGACAGCTGTTGCTGGCCTCGGAAGACCCAAACCAGTTCATGGACTACTTCTCAGA GGAATTCAAAAGTGACTTTCTGGAGCTGATCAGAAGACGCTTCG GGACCAAGCGCGTGCACAACAACATCGTCTACAATGAGTACATCAGCGACCGGGAGCACATCCACATGAACTCCACACAGTGGGAGACGCTCACCGACTTCACCAAGTGGCTGGGCAAAGAAG GTTTGTGTAAGGTTGACGAGACCCCTAAAGGCTGGTACATCCAGTACATCGACCGCGACCCCGAGACCATTCGCcgccaggaggagctggagaagaagaagaagcaggaccTGGACGACGAGGAGAGGAGCGCCAAGTTCATAGAGGAGCAGGTCCGCAGGGGCCGCGGCGGCAAGGAGCCCGAC GAAGCTCCAGTTTTCACAGAGCTCAAGCGAGAGAGCGAAGAAGAaaaag ttgCCTTCAACATGGGCGCCTGTTCCTCTGTAGCTGGCCCGTCAAAACCAAG CACCTCGCTGGGTCCCAGCGCCCTGAAAGCAGCAGCGGCCTCCTCCAAGAGGAAAGACGCGTCTGCCGGCTCCGAGTCCagcgagaagaagaagaaatccgCGCTGGACGAGATCATGGAG atggaggagaggaaaaagaagaagcagcagcagcagcagtcggCCAGGACGGAGTATTGGCTGCAGCCCAACATCGTGGTCAAAGTCGTCACCAAGAAGCTGGGAGAGAGGTACCACAAGAAGAAGGCCGTCATCAAG GAAGTGCGAGACAAATACACAGCCATGGTGAGGATGATCAACTCCGGAGACAAACTGAAGCTGGACCAGAGTCATGTAGAGACCGTCATTCCCGCACCAG GTAAACGGGTGTTGGTTCTGAACGGGCcgtacagagacacagaggctcTGCTGGACGGGATAGACGAGAAGAACTTCTGCGCCACGCTCACACTCGACTCT GGTCGAATGAAGGGGAAGAGAGTTGAGGGCGTCGCTTATGAGGATTTCTCAAAAATGGCTTGA